Genomic DNA from Paenibacillus borealis:
GTTTTTTGTACCTGCAAAATTAAACGATAACGGCTACCTTTCATTCGACTCGGATAATAAAAAGCTGCCATGGTTTCCTAGAGAGTACTTGCAACCGATGATAGAACCTAAACTAGCTATTGGTAGTGCAATTGATGTTGATTCTTATATAAGCGACCATGTTGATCAAGTACAGTTGATTAAAACATGGGACGATTATCTCTCATTTGTTATAGAGTTTTATGAAAAGATAACGAGTAGTAAATTTGAAGATAGCAGCATTACTAATGAAGAAGAGCATACTCAGATTGAACTGGAAAAGAATATGTATCTTTTTATTGATAGCACAGTTAATGCTACATTCAATATTATGAGGCTGTATAATCACATCCTTGAAGATTCACAGGCTAAGCCCCTATATGATACCTTCATTTCAACATCAGAAGCGATCTCGGAGCCGTTAATCTCTCATTCGATCTCTAATATGCAGCTTCATGCTGGACAAATGGGCGGAGAGTACCCGCTGTCTCCTTCTCAGAGAGAAGCCATTAATCATTACAATAATATGAATAACGGTGAAGTGCTGGCTGTCAACGGGCCTCCGGGAACTGGGAAAACCACGCTCTTACAATCTATAGTTGCTGATACATATGTGAAAAGAGCAATTTCAGAAGACAAGCCGCCTCTGATTGTAGCAACATCAACCAATAATCAAGCTGTTACGAACATTATTGCCTCCTTTGGCAATATTAAAAAAATGTTTGATTCGAGTCTTGAAGAACGTTGGATAGAAGGTGTTCATAGCTTTGCTACTTATTTTCCTTCTGGAATGAAAGTGAAGGAGGCGGCACAAGGCTATCAAATCACCAATAATAAAGGCGAATACTTTTTATCAGATATCGAGACGGAAACGAATATTATTAATTCCAAAGCTAAAATAATAGATCAATGCGGGAAACTGTTTAGTAAAGAATTCAATACAGTGGGGGAGTGCCGTATTGCTCTTCACCAAGAGTTATTGTTCTTGGAGGAAAAGAAAAAAAATCTACTTGCTCTATGTGAGGAATCTAAACAATTCCATAATCCTGATTTCCCCATAAATCTACAGTTAGATAAGCTTAAGGAAAAGATAGATGGTTTCGAAGAGCAAATTCATAGATATCAAGATAGAGTATCTGGGTGGGAAGCGACATATAGCAAAGTACCTTACTTGGTTAGACTTTTCTCGAAAATAATTAGGAAGAATCTCAAAAGAATTCAAACGGAATTCAGGCTGTTTATTTCCACGGATGAGCTTACGTTTCTTAATGAATACATGACTGTTGAAGACATCAAGGAAATTTACAGTCTGAAAATTGTCGAACTCCGGAGTTCCTCTGTATCCTTACAAAAAGATGCACAATTCATTGAGGATTGGATTAAGAGGTATGACGAACAATTGAAAATACTGAGAGAGCACGGGGTCACCCTCCATGATCACGAATCTGATATGTATAATATTTCCATGGATACAATCAATGAAACAATTGATAAGAAAATTCGTTACCGTGAGTTTTGGTTGGCGGTTCATTACTTCGAATGTAGGTGGGCAAGCGGCGAAGATGAACTAAAAGAAAAGCAAAAAGGTACGAATTATGAAAATGTACTTGTTAAATTTTATAACAGACTCTCTTTGATCACTCCTTGCTTAGTAATGACTTTCCACACGCTTCCCAAGCAGTTCTGGGCTTATACAGGTCAGAAGAATATATTCCTCTACAACTTTATTGATTTGTTAATTGTAGATGAAGCTGGACAAGTATCACCGGAAATTGCCGCTGGCGCATTCGCACTCGCAAAGAAAGCGGTTGTCGTTGGGGATGTTTATCAGATTGAACCTGTATGGAGTGTTAACAAGTCGTTGGATAATACATTGGCTCTGACTAGCGGGTTAATCCAATCGGTTGACGAATACAGTAATTTAGAAGAGCTTGGTTTGACCAGCTTCGGATCAAGTGTAATGAGGGTTGCCTCAAAAAGCTGTAAATATGAAAAATATGATGAAAAGGGTTTGTTTCTATCTGAACATCGGCGTTGTTATGATGAAATAATAGATTATTGCAATAAGCTGGTGTATAGAGGAAACCTCATTCCTATGAGAGGAAGAGGAGCTAACCGTAAGAATCGTCTGCAAGCTTGGCCGCAAATGGGATTTCATCAAATTGAAAGCGAAAAGTCAAATAAACAAGGAGCCAGTAGGTATAACCATACGGAGGCAGCTGAAATCGCTGAATGGCTGCATCAACATTTTGATACAATCCGTAGTGCATACCCGGAAGATGCGGAGAATAATCTGATTGGAATAATAACACCGTTTAAATCTCAAGTAGGATATATAAAAGCAGCATTAAAGAGAAAAATGCCTCAATTATGGAAAAAAATAAGTGTGGGCACTGTGCATGCATTTCAGGGGGGTGAACGGAATATAATCATACTTTCAACAGTATATGGTGTGAATGATGGATGCTATTTTATTGATGCTAATAAGAGCCTCATGAACGTAGCCGTATCGCGGGCCAAAGATCATTTCTTTGTATTTGGGGATACTCGTTGC
This window encodes:
- a CDS encoding DEAD/DEAH box helicase, whose amino-acid sequence is MNREAESVTKYFRSAVAAQANTGLDFKNDTFFIIEPSQLLEGRIHSEVCEKVFVEANKDSNDEGYKPKKTSINVIACIKTVKTIYEASAKKQDDIDELTGLFFVPAKLNDNGYLSFDSDNKKLPWFPREYLQPMIEPKLAIGSAIDVDSYISDHVDQVQLIKTWDDYLSFVIEFYEKITSSKFEDSSITNEEEHTQIELEKNMYLFIDSTVNATFNIMRLYNHILEDSQAKPLYDTFISTSEAISEPLISHSISNMQLHAGQMGGEYPLSPSQREAINHYNNMNNGEVLAVNGPPGTGKTTLLQSIVADTYVKRAISEDKPPLIVATSTNNQAVTNIIASFGNIKKMFDSSLEERWIEGVHSFATYFPSGMKVKEAAQGYQITNNKGEYFLSDIETETNIINSKAKIIDQCGKLFSKEFNTVGECRIALHQELLFLEEKKKNLLALCEESKQFHNPDFPINLQLDKLKEKIDGFEEQIHRYQDRVSGWEATYSKVPYLVRLFSKIIRKNLKRIQTEFRLFISTDELTFLNEYMTVEDIKEIYSLKIVELRSSSVSLQKDAQFIEDWIKRYDEQLKILREHGVTLHDHESDMYNISMDTINETIDKKIRYREFWLAVHYFECRWASGEDELKEKQKGTNYENVLVKFYNRLSLITPCLVMTFHTLPKQFWAYTGQKNIFLYNFIDLLIVDEAGQVSPEIAAGAFALAKKAVVVGDVYQIEPVWSVNKSLDNTLALTSGLIQSVDEYSNLEELGLTSFGSSVMRVASKSCKYEKYDEKGLFLSEHRRCYDEIIDYCNKLVYRGNLIPMRGRGANRKNRLQAWPQMGFHQIESEKSNKQGASRYNHTEAAEIAEWLHQHFDTIRSAYPEDAENNLIGIITPFKSQVGYIKAALKRKMPQLWKKISVGTVHAFQGGERNIIILSTVYGVNDGCYFIDANKSLMNVAVSRAKDHFFVFGDTRCLKNNQNSASGLLKSVMQGTVNAKEVKI